The Sphingobium sp. TKS genomic interval CGGCATTCGCCGCGCGTACCGCGCCAGATCCCACCCAGGGCTTCGACAATGGCTTTGGCGCGATGGGGAGCAGCTATGGGCATCGACTAATCCTCGGAAGTGGTGGAGCGCCGCTGCTGATTGCGCCCTCCCCTCCCCGATATTTCACCCCGGCATGCCTTTGGGTGCCAGGATCCCGAATTCCTCGACGATGCGATCGGTTGTGTAGTGCGTCGCGCCGTCGCGTTCATAGGAGTTGTCCTTGAGCCGTCCGGCTATGCGCACGAGATCCCCGACTTGAGCCCGGTCGGCGATATGTTTTCGCTGGCCTTCGCTGAAGACGCTCACGCGGTTCCAGTGGCTGTCTTCCTGCCATTCGTTATCGTCACCCTTGCGGCGATAATTCGCGCAGACCGACAGCAGGGTGAATTTCGGCCGCGCGTCGATTTCCCCGATCCGGCCGATGATCTCGAACTTGGCGAAGTTGATCATGCACCCTCCATGCGCAAGGTCATTTGGCCGGCAGCCTATCGTAGGCGGCTAACTTCGCGTATCCCTCCAGGCGGGGGGATTGAACGATTGCATCAGGCGCGACGCCGATCTCTTTCTCAAAATAAAAAGAATCAAAACGCCGCTGCTCGCAGCGG includes:
- a CDS encoding single-stranded DNA-binding protein encodes the protein MINFAKFEIIGRIGEIDARPKFTLLSVCANYRRKGDDNEWQEDSHWNRVSVFSEGQRKHIADRAQVGDLVRIAGRLKDNSYERDGATHYTTDRIVEEFGILAPKGMPG